From Acidipropionibacterium acidipropionici, one genomic window encodes:
- a CDS encoding LamG-like jellyroll fold domain-containing protein, which translates to MIATSFSATAPAARADDPSPTPTTTPTPSSSPSATASAHAGLQADYYLLNADFTFGAHKATVVEQNLNVANMVPNYQRYAGVKERAGVRWTGALQVPTTGAYTFTATGDNGFRMWVDGVQVFDWWVDQWDQPQTSKSIQLTAGTHDFKFEQFQNNGGANIKLEWAGPGIARQVIPASAFQLPSSYDGEWADIAVAETGKTLTADFDSDLSGSVDPSQLTVLGDGTALPVSSASISGKRLTVTMEAAIQKGVQVRLAYNGKGTLAAGGTAVKAFDLPATNGSSYRMSTPWASKVDKNNPLPEYPRPNLVRTQWKNLNGQWGLATLGKDATAPVNTSGADYKEKVTVPYALESTLSGIGRHEDHFAYRRTFTVPASWRIGTHQRLNINFGAVDYDATIYVNGKQIAHHTGGYEAFTADATDALRSGTNELVVKVTDTTGDQPRGKQTPNPSGIFYTPASGIWQTVWMEPTPAASIDNVAYRTDLAKSQLQVQATGTKLAGQKVTVTVRDGHRVVGRAAAKAGDWADVTIARPHLWSPDDPHLYNVTLQSGSDVVSSYAGMRTVSIGKVNGVNKILLNGRQTFLLSTLDQGYWPDGVYTAPTDEALKWDITQTREFGFNTIRKHIKVEPARWYYEADRQGMLVWQDIPANNGGNATQASRDQFNAELSEIVKQHSWSTSIIGYIPMNEGWGEWSKEGTAELAATIKKLDPSRLVNAHSGVNCCNSHGDSGAGDVIDWHMYTGPAFPSPDAKRAAIDGEHGGFSLSIPGHVWPGGSVNPYGEVPDSSALTAAYVKNTAALVRAAGSNLSGSVYTQTTDVEGEVNGLWTYDRQVQKMDKAKVRAANEQVIRAGSGAATSHKPVGGKEGVAGWSMDEGSGTIAKDSTKFDNTLYLGDGVTWGTGANGSGRSLTLAGKQSAQTTVKQLDTTASYSVSSWVKLDKLPAQGAYSTFVSADGADGKSSFFLQYGNQAEINGFAFSFAGGPRAVASMTAETGKWYHLVGVRDAETQQLKLYLDGKLVSTVDAHGASPSTGIVALGRGQWEGNSVDYLTGGLDGTRIWDRALTDAEVAALVK; encoded by the coding sequence ATGATCGCAACATCCTTCTCAGCGACCGCGCCCGCGGCCCGCGCCGACGACCCGAGCCCGACACCGACAACCACGCCCACACCGAGCAGCTCGCCCTCCGCGACCGCCTCGGCCCATGCCGGCCTCCAGGCCGACTACTACCTGCTCAACGCCGACTTCACCTTCGGCGCCCACAAGGCCACCGTGGTGGAGCAGAACCTCAACGTCGCCAACATGGTGCCGAACTACCAGCGCTATGCCGGCGTCAAGGAACGTGCCGGAGTGCGCTGGACCGGTGCCCTCCAGGTGCCGACCACCGGGGCCTACACCTTCACCGCCACCGGCGACAACGGCTTCCGGATGTGGGTGGACGGCGTCCAGGTCTTCGACTGGTGGGTCGATCAGTGGGACCAGCCCCAGACCTCGAAGTCCATCCAGCTGACCGCCGGGACCCACGACTTCAAGTTCGAGCAGTTCCAGAACAACGGCGGCGCCAACATCAAGCTCGAATGGGCCGGCCCCGGGATCGCCAGGCAGGTCATCCCCGCCTCGGCCTTCCAGCTGCCCTCCAGCTATGACGGGGAGTGGGCCGATATCGCGGTCGCCGAGACCGGAAAGACCCTCACCGCAGACTTCGACTCGGACCTGTCGGGATCGGTCGATCCCTCCCAGCTGACCGTCCTGGGCGACGGCACCGCCCTGCCGGTCTCCTCGGCCAGCATCTCGGGCAAGCGCCTCACCGTGACCATGGAGGCCGCGATCCAGAAGGGCGTCCAGGTGCGCCTGGCCTACAACGGCAAGGGCACCCTCGCCGCCGGCGGCACCGCCGTCAAGGCCTTCGACCTGCCGGCCACCAACGGGTCGAGCTACCGGATGTCCACCCCCTGGGCCTCCAAGGTCGACAAGAACAACCCGCTTCCCGAGTACCCGCGCCCCAACCTGGTGCGCACCCAGTGGAAGAACCTCAACGGGCAGTGGGGCCTGGCCACCCTCGGCAAGGACGCCACCGCACCCGTCAACACCTCGGGGGCCGACTACAAGGAGAAGGTCACCGTCCCCTACGCGCTCGAATCCACCCTCTCGGGGATCGGACGCCATGAGGACCACTTCGCCTACCGTCGCACCTTCACGGTGCCCGCGTCCTGGCGGATCGGGACCCACCAGCGCCTCAACATCAACTTCGGCGCGGTGGACTACGACGCCACCATCTACGTCAACGGCAAGCAGATCGCCCATCACACCGGCGGCTACGAGGCCTTCACCGCAGACGCCACCGACGCCCTGAGGAGCGGCACCAACGAGCTCGTCGTCAAGGTGACCGACACCACCGGCGACCAGCCCCGCGGCAAGCAGACCCCCAACCCGTCGGGCATCTTCTACACCCCGGCGTCGGGCATCTGGCAGACCGTGTGGATGGAGCCCACCCCCGCGGCGTCGATCGACAACGTCGCCTACCGCACCGACCTGGCCAAGAGCCAGCTCCAGGTGCAGGCGACCGGCACGAAGCTCGCCGGCCAGAAGGTCACTGTGACCGTGCGCGACGGGCACCGGGTGGTCGGCCGGGCCGCCGCCAAGGCCGGCGACTGGGCCGATGTCACCATCGCCCGCCCGCACCTGTGGAGCCCCGACGATCCGCACCTCTACAACGTCACCCTCCAGTCCGGGTCGGACGTCGTGAGCAGCTACGCCGGGATGCGCACTGTCTCGATCGGCAAGGTCAACGGAGTCAACAAGATCCTGCTCAACGGCCGCCAGACCTTCCTGCTGTCGACCCTCGACCAGGGCTACTGGCCCGATGGCGTCTACACCGCCCCGACCGATGAGGCCCTGAAGTGGGACATCACGCAGACCCGCGAGTTCGGCTTCAACACCATCCGCAAGCACATCAAGGTGGAGCCGGCCCGCTGGTACTACGAGGCCGACCGTCAGGGCATGCTGGTGTGGCAGGACATCCCCGCCAACAACGGCGGAAACGCCACCCAGGCGTCGCGCGACCAGTTCAACGCGGAGCTCTCCGAGATCGTCAAGCAGCACTCCTGGAGCACGTCGATCATCGGCTACATCCCGATGAACGAGGGCTGGGGCGAGTGGAGCAAGGAGGGTACCGCCGAACTGGCGGCCACCATCAAGAAGCTCGACCCGAGCCGACTGGTCAACGCCCACTCCGGCGTCAACTGCTGCAACTCGCACGGCGACTCCGGTGCCGGTGACGTCATCGACTGGCACATGTACACCGGACCGGCCTTCCCCTCCCCCGACGCGAAGAGGGCGGCCATCGACGGCGAGCACGGCGGGTTCTCCCTGTCGATCCCCGGCCATGTGTGGCCCGGCGGATCGGTGAACCCCTACGGCGAGGTGCCCGACTCCTCGGCTCTGACGGCCGCCTACGTCAAGAACACCGCCGCCCTGGTGAGGGCCGCCGGCAGCAACCTGTCCGGCTCGGTCTACACCCAGACGACCGACGTCGAGGGCGAGGTCAACGGCCTGTGGACCTACGACCGCCAGGTGCAGAAGATGGACAAGGCCAAGGTGCGCGCCGCCAATGAGCAGGTGATCCGCGCCGGCTCCGGGGCGGCGACCAGCCACAAGCCGGTAGGCGGCAAGGAGGGCGTCGCCGGATGGTCGATGGACGAGGGGTCGGGCACGATCGCCAAGGACTCCACGAAGTTCGACAACACCCTGTACCTGGGTGACGGCGTCACCTGGGGCACCGGCGCCAATGGCTCCGGCCGCTCGCTGACCCTGGCCGGAAAGCAGTCGGCCCAGACCACCGTCAAGCAGCTCGACACCACGGCCAGCTACTCGGTCTCCAGCTGGGTGAAGCTGGACAAGCTACCCGCCCAGGGCGCCTACTCCACCTTCGTGAGCGCCGACGGGGCCGACGGGAAGAGCTCCTTCTTCCTGCAGTACGGCAACCAGGCCGAGATCAACGGGTTCGCGTTCTCCTTCGCCGGCGGCCCCCGCGCCGTGGCGTCGATGACCGCGGAGACGGGGAAGTGGTACCACCTGGTGGGTGTGCGCGACGCCGAGACCCAGCAGCTGAAGCTCTACCTCGACGGCAAGCTCGTCAGCACGGTGGACGCTCACGGAGCCTCGCCGAGCACCGGCATCGTGGCCCTGGGCCGCGGCCAGTGGGAGGGCAACTCGGTGGACTACCTCACCGGCGGCCTCGACGGCACCCGGATCTGGGACCGTGCGCTGACCGATGCGGAGGTGGCGGCGCTGGTGAAATGA
- a CDS encoding SMP-30/gluconolactonase/LRE family protein translates to MSVKELAGIPDHERTVPAEVAEPWFQVSEQPKQLEGLCFDRAGDLYFVDVFEGNVYKLALPSKDLSIVTTLTGQNPSALKIHKDGRLFLCCLANMRDNGSIIAMDPDGSHQETIIAADKGFVPDDMVFDSDGGFYFSDFTGPVFDPTGGIYHVPADLSEITPVVPHLATPNGLALSPDEHKLWVTEMAANRLHWIQLEDDRVSIPPYGASVPFTFSGLEGPDSCSVDADGNLYVAMYEQGRVLCFSAEGVLVKQILLPDRETGHNLRSTHPMLIPGTSTLLICTNDFDGDQGSWIFAAEGLGQAHNSFQFA, encoded by the coding sequence ATGTCAGTCAAGGAACTCGCGGGAATCCCCGATCACGAGCGGACCGTCCCCGCGGAGGTGGCCGAGCCCTGGTTCCAGGTGTCCGAGCAGCCCAAGCAGCTCGAGGGACTGTGCTTCGACCGGGCGGGCGACCTCTACTTCGTCGATGTCTTCGAGGGCAATGTCTACAAGCTGGCGCTGCCGTCCAAGGACCTGTCCATCGTCACCACCCTGACCGGCCAGAACCCCTCGGCTCTCAAGATCCACAAGGACGGACGGCTGTTCCTGTGCTGCCTGGCCAACATGCGCGACAACGGCTCGATCATCGCGATGGACCCCGACGGCTCCCACCAGGAGACGATCATCGCCGCTGACAAGGGCTTCGTCCCCGACGACATGGTCTTCGACTCCGACGGCGGGTTCTACTTCTCCGACTTCACCGGACCGGTCTTCGATCCCACCGGCGGCATCTACCACGTTCCCGCCGACCTCTCGGAGATCACCCCGGTGGTGCCGCACCTGGCCACCCCCAACGGCCTGGCGCTGTCCCCCGACGAGCACAAGCTGTGGGTCACCGAGATGGCCGCCAACCGGCTGCACTGGATCCAGCTGGAGGACGACCGGGTCTCGATCCCTCCCTACGGCGCCTCGGTCCCGTTCACCTTCTCCGGCCTGGAGGGCCCCGACTCCTGCTCGGTGGACGCCGACGGCAACCTCTACGTCGCCATGTACGAGCAGGGACGGGTGCTGTGCTTCAGCGCGGAGGGGGTGCTCGTCAAGCAGATCCTGCTCCCCGACCGCGAGACCGGCCACAACCTGCGCTCCACCCACCCGATGCTCATTCCGGGGACCAGCACCCTGCTCATCTGCACCAACGACTTCGACGGCGACCAGGGCTCCTGGATCTTCGCCGCCGAGGGGCTGGGACAGGCGCACAACTCCTTCCAGTTCGCCTGA
- a CDS encoding thiamine phosphate synthase, whose product MSKDLDLRCYLVTSGHDRHTVETAAAAASAGAGMIQVRCKDVGTAELLELLTAVAEAVHRAAPNTRVIVDDRADVAFAARHAGAPVAGVHLGWDDLPVEAARAMLGPDAVIGMTTGTMELVRGAQELADSLDYLGCGPFRPTPTKNSGRTPLGLAGYPPLVAATELPMVAIGDVTPSDAPDLAATGVAGLALVRAIMGAADPGAVVRQVLAAFPAAH is encoded by the coding sequence ATGAGCAAGGATCTGGACCTGCGCTGCTACCTGGTCACCTCGGGTCACGACCGGCACACCGTGGAGACGGCCGCCGCGGCGGCCTCAGCCGGGGCCGGGATGATCCAGGTGCGCTGCAAGGACGTCGGCACCGCCGAGCTGCTCGAACTGCTCACCGCCGTCGCCGAGGCCGTCCACCGCGCCGCCCCCAACACACGGGTGATCGTTGATGACCGCGCCGATGTGGCCTTCGCCGCCCGCCACGCCGGCGCCCCGGTCGCCGGGGTGCACCTGGGCTGGGACGACCTGCCCGTCGAGGCGGCCCGCGCCATGCTCGGCCCCGACGCCGTCATCGGCATGACCACCGGGACGATGGAGCTCGTCCGGGGCGCCCAGGAACTGGCCGACTCCCTCGATTACCTGGGCTGCGGGCCCTTCCGCCCCACCCCCACCAAGAACTCCGGGCGGACCCCGCTGGGCCTTGCGGGATACCCGCCCCTGGTCGCGGCCACCGAACTGCCGATGGTGGCGATCGGCGACGTGACCCCCTCCGACGCCCCCGATCTGGCCGCCACCGGGGTCGCCGGCCTCGCCCTGGTGCGGGCGATCATGGGCGCCGCGGACCCGGGGGCGGTGGTCCGGCAGGTGCTGGCGGCCTTCCCGGCGGCCCACTGA
- the thiD gene encoding bifunctional hydroxymethylpyrimidine kinase/phosphomethylpyrimidine kinase encodes MTSPTLPHALGHVDVPRVLSIAGTDPSGGAGTAADMKSITAAGGYGMTVVTCLVAQNTTGVRAIHTPPLDFLAAQLEAVSDDVAVDAVKTGMLGTAGIIGTVGSWLDAHRPPVLVVDPVMVATSGDRLLEPDAEEAMREFCRRADVVTPNIPELAVLTGATPATDQHAAVAQAREWAADTGVAVIVKTGHLDSALTTNLWVGPDGITAEAPSRRVDTTSTHGTGCSLSSALATRLGAGDSPQRALAWTTDWLHEAIEYGAALHVGRGHGPVDHGHRARRLAAELEAATAEPGFFDRESWVGVGIEGES; translated from the coding sequence GTGACTTCTCCCACCCTGCCTCATGCGCTCGGGCACGTCGACGTGCCCCGGGTGCTCTCGATCGCCGGAACCGACCCCTCCGGGGGAGCCGGCACCGCGGCCGACATGAAATCCATCACCGCGGCCGGCGGCTACGGCATGACCGTGGTCACCTGCCTGGTGGCCCAGAACACGACCGGGGTGCGGGCGATCCACACCCCGCCTCTCGACTTCCTCGCCGCCCAGCTCGAGGCGGTCTCCGACGACGTCGCCGTCGACGCCGTCAAGACCGGAATGCTCGGCACCGCCGGGATCATCGGGACCGTCGGCTCCTGGCTCGACGCCCACCGCCCGCCGGTCCTGGTGGTCGACCCGGTCATGGTGGCCACCAGCGGCGACCGGCTGCTGGAACCCGACGCCGAGGAGGCGATGCGAGAGTTCTGCCGGCGGGCCGACGTCGTCACCCCCAACATCCCCGAACTGGCGGTGCTGACCGGCGCCACCCCCGCCACCGACCAGCACGCCGCCGTCGCCCAGGCCCGCGAATGGGCCGCGGACACCGGCGTGGCCGTGATCGTGAAAACGGGGCACCTGGACTCGGCGCTCACCACCAACCTGTGGGTCGGCCCGGACGGGATCACCGCCGAGGCCCCCAGCAGACGGGTCGACACGACCAGCACCCACGGCACGGGCTGCTCGCTGTCCTCGGCCCTGGCCACCCGGCTGGGGGCCGGCGACAGCCCGCAGCGCGCACTGGCATGGACCACCGACTGGCTCCACGAGGCCATCGAGTACGGCGCCGCCCTGCACGTCGGCCGGGGCCACGGCCCCGTGGATCACGGTCACCGGGCCAGGCGCCTGGCCGCCGAGCTCGAGGCGGCGACGGCCGAGCCGGGATTCTTCGACCGGGAGTCATGGGTCGGAGTGGGAATCGAAGGAGAGTCATGA
- the yczE gene encoding membrane protein YczE, protein MATGTGVAFGLLAERSWPVRIGALAVGLVLFGVSAGLMIVAGLGNMPWDVLHQGIAAHTPLSTGQAAIILSLLVLLLWIPLHQRIGPGTLANAVVVGVVIDATTAVVDRPGALWAQLAMALGALVLNGFATVLYISPPLGPGPRDGLMTGLVARTGRPVALLRSGIEVVVMAAGWALGGRLFIATFLYAFGIGPVTRVFLGLAARVLRPRASLDPHSTD, encoded by the coding sequence ATGGCGACGGGTACCGGTGTGGCGTTCGGCCTGCTGGCCGAACGCAGCTGGCCGGTGAGGATCGGCGCCCTGGCGGTGGGGCTGGTGCTCTTCGGGGTCTCCGCCGGGCTCATGATCGTGGCGGGGCTGGGCAACATGCCCTGGGACGTGCTCCATCAGGGGATCGCGGCGCACACGCCGCTGAGCACCGGGCAGGCGGCGATCATCCTGTCGCTGCTCGTGCTGCTGCTGTGGATCCCGCTGCACCAGCGGATCGGGCCGGGCACCCTGGCCAATGCCGTCGTCGTCGGTGTGGTGATCGACGCCACCACCGCCGTCGTGGACCGTCCCGGGGCGCTGTGGGCCCAGCTGGCGATGGCCCTGGGGGCGCTGGTGCTCAACGGCTTCGCCACCGTTCTGTATATTTCCCCGCCTCTGGGGCCGGGGCCGCGAGACGGCCTCATGACCGGCCTGGTGGCGCGCACCGGCAGGCCCGTGGCGCTGCTGCGCTCGGGGATCGAGGTGGTGGTGATGGCCGCCGGATGGGCGCTGGGAGGGCGGCTGTTCATCGCCACCTTCCTCTACGCCTTCGGCATCGGGCCGGTCACCCGGGTGTTCCTGGGGCTGGCCGCGAGGGTCCTGCGACCCCGGGCGTCACTCGATCCTCACTCGACAGACTGA
- a CDS encoding MogA/MoaB family molybdenum cofactor biosynthesis protein, protein MNPIRGRVITVSDRCAAGSAVDRSGPLAARLLAGYAEHVLLRDDVVIVPDGIEPLRRAIAEAVDDGVRLVFTTGGTGISPRDLTPEATLPLLAARLDGLAEQIRARGAEAAPAAGLSRGLVGITSREADAALIVNAPGSPGGVRDAVAVIGPIMGHIVEQLGGGDH, encoded by the coding sequence GTGAATCCGATCCGGGGCCGCGTCATCACTGTCTCCGACCGCTGCGCCGCAGGGTCGGCCGTCGACAGGTCCGGCCCGCTGGCCGCCCGACTGCTCGCCGGCTACGCAGAACACGTGCTGCTGCGCGACGACGTGGTGATCGTCCCCGACGGCATCGAGCCGCTCCGGCGGGCCATCGCCGAGGCCGTGGACGACGGCGTCCGCCTCGTGTTCACCACCGGTGGCACCGGAATATCCCCGCGGGACCTCACCCCGGAGGCCACCCTCCCGCTGCTCGCCGCGAGGCTCGACGGCCTGGCCGAGCAGATCCGCGCCCGGGGGGCCGAGGCCGCCCCGGCCGCCGGGCTGTCCCGCGGCCTGGTGGGCATCACCTCCAGGGAGGCCGACGCCGCTCTGATCGTCAACGCCCCGGGCTCTCCCGGCGGGGTGCGCGACGCCGTGGCCGTCATCGGCCCGATCATGGGACATATCGTCGAGCAGCTGGGCGGCGGGGACCACTGA
- the moaC gene encoding cyclic pyranopterin monophosphate synthase MoaC: MSEVLFNHLRGDGSARMVDVTAKTPTVREATAECAVVCSEPIMAALRDESVPKGDVLAVARVAGIQAAKHTPDLLPLAHRIGVHGAEVDLWLEDDRVRIRATVRTADRTGVEMEALTAVTVAALNVADMVKGVDRGFAIEHAIITHKAGGRSGEWTRQA, encoded by the coding sequence ATGAGTGAGGTCTTGTTCAATCATCTGCGCGGGGACGGATCGGCCCGGATGGTCGACGTCACCGCCAAGACGCCGACCGTCCGCGAGGCCACCGCCGAGTGCGCCGTGGTGTGCTCCGAGCCGATCATGGCGGCCCTGCGCGACGAGTCGGTGCCCAAGGGGGACGTCCTGGCGGTGGCCAGGGTGGCCGGCATCCAGGCCGCCAAGCACACCCCGGATCTGCTGCCGCTGGCCCATCGGATCGGCGTCCACGGCGCCGAGGTGGACCTGTGGCTGGAGGACGACCGGGTGCGGATCCGCGCCACGGTGCGCACCGCCGACCGCACCGGGGTGGAGATGGAGGCCCTCACCGCTGTGACCGTCGCCGCGCTGAACGTCGCCGATATGGTCAAGGGGGTCGATCGCGGATTCGCCATCGAGCACGCGATCATCACCCACAAGGCCGGTGGGCGCAGCGGGGAGTGGACCCGTCAGGCCTGA
- a CDS encoding molybdopterin molybdotransferase MoeA, with amino-acid sequence MVRAAVRRDVEPVRSGPVETAPVEIADHRRLVMSLAPEPAVVEMPLERCLGLVSARPLTARLAVPPFTNSAMDGFAVRLEDVRDATPGHPVRLPVAGDIPAGSPAAEPLEAGTAMRIMTGAPMPVGADAVVKVEQTDHAPGITSPPAEVAIFEAPEPGANVRRCGEDLQIGDPVLEAGRVLDGPCLAAAASVGHGLLAVRPTPRIGVISTGSELSGAGQELAAGSIPDSNGVLLAGLVADAGAVVTEQARVPDDPARLREVITGWDVDLVITAGGISAGAYEVVRQGLPELTFHKVAQQPGGPQGAGVVGATPVIALPGNPVSVYVSFHVYARPLIAALRGLAAEPPMVRAGAGAAWRSPAAKTQFMPVRWEDGTAVPVHRLGSKSHLVASLPLVEGLAVVPAGVDAVAPGDALDVLVTRGDIQ; translated from the coding sequence GTGGTCCGGGCTGCCGTGAGGAGAGACGTGGAGCCAGTCAGAAGTGGGCCAGTTGAGACCGCACCCGTGGAGATCGCCGATCACCGGCGTCTGGTGATGTCCCTGGCACCGGAACCGGCCGTCGTCGAGATGCCGCTGGAGCGATGCCTCGGACTGGTGAGCGCCCGGCCGCTGACCGCCCGGCTGGCGGTTCCGCCCTTCACGAACTCTGCGATGGACGGCTTCGCAGTGCGGTTGGAAGACGTCCGGGATGCGACTCCCGGGCACCCGGTGAGGCTGCCGGTGGCCGGTGACATCCCGGCGGGGTCGCCTGCCGCCGAGCCCCTGGAGGCGGGCACCGCGATGCGGATCATGACCGGGGCGCCGATGCCCGTCGGTGCTGACGCCGTGGTGAAGGTGGAGCAGACCGACCACGCCCCCGGGATCACCTCCCCGCCCGCCGAGGTGGCGATCTTCGAGGCCCCGGAACCCGGCGCCAATGTGCGCCGCTGCGGCGAGGACCTTCAGATCGGCGATCCGGTGCTCGAGGCCGGACGGGTCCTCGACGGACCCTGCCTCGCCGCGGCGGCCTCGGTCGGCCACGGCCTCCTGGCCGTCCGCCCGACGCCCCGGATCGGCGTCATCTCCACCGGATCGGAGCTCAGCGGTGCCGGGCAGGAGCTGGCCGCCGGAAGCATCCCCGACTCCAACGGCGTCCTGCTCGCCGGGCTGGTGGCCGACGCCGGGGCGGTGGTGACCGAGCAGGCCCGGGTCCCCGACGACCCGGCACGGCTCCGGGAGGTGATCACCGGCTGGGATGTGGATCTGGTGATCACCGCCGGAGGCATCTCGGCCGGGGCCTACGAGGTGGTGCGCCAGGGACTGCCCGAGTTGACCTTCCACAAGGTGGCCCAGCAGCCCGGCGGCCCGCAGGGTGCCGGAGTCGTGGGCGCGACGCCGGTGATCGCCCTGCCCGGCAATCCGGTGAGCGTCTACGTGAGCTTCCACGTGTATGCGCGCCCGCTCATCGCCGCCCTGCGCGGGCTGGCCGCCGAGCCGCCGATGGTGCGCGCCGGGGCCGGTGCCGCCTGGCGTTCCCCGGCCGCCAAGACCCAGTTCATGCCCGTCCGATGGGAGGACGGGACTGCCGTCCCGGTTCACAGGCTGGGATCGAAGTCCCACCTGGTGGCCAGCCTGCCGCTGGTCGAGGGGTTGGCGGTGGTGCCCGCCGGGGTCGACGCCGTCGCCCCTGGGGATGCGCTGGACGTGCTGGTGACAAGGGGAGACATTCAATGA
- a CDS encoding molybdenum cofactor biosynthesis protein MoaE, translated as MYARITEEPLSVADVAARVGDDRSGAVVTFTGVVRNHDDGQPVTAIDYSAHPQAEAILAGLVEECAQRDGVHGAAAAHRVGHLEVGDLAMVVAVSAEHRGEAFAAASDLVDAVKAGVPVWKCQWLADGSHEWSGLP; from the coding sequence GTGTACGCACGGATCACGGAGGAGCCCCTGTCGGTCGCCGATGTCGCCGCCCGGGTGGGCGATGACCGCAGCGGCGCCGTGGTGACCTTCACCGGCGTCGTCCGCAATCACGACGACGGGCAGCCGGTCACCGCCATCGACTACAGCGCCCACCCGCAGGCCGAGGCCATCCTGGCCGGGCTGGTGGAGGAGTGCGCGCAGCGAGACGGCGTGCACGGGGCGGCGGCCGCGCACCGCGTCGGCCACCTGGAGGTCGGCGACCTAGCGATGGTCGTCGCGGTATCGGCCGAGCACCGCGGCGAGGCCTTCGCCGCCGCCTCCGATCTGGTGGACGCCGTCAAGGCCGGGGTGCCGGTGTGGAAGTGTCAGTGGCTTGCCGACGGATCCCACGAGTGGTCCGGGCTGCCGTGA
- a CDS encoding MoaD/ThiS family protein, which yields MIVHYYGGAAEAAGTPEEGVDAVAGESVGELADRLVSLHPGLARTMPVCSFFLDGSAARRDAVPAGDSRVDVLPPFAGG from the coding sequence ATGATCGTGCACTACTACGGCGGCGCCGCCGAGGCCGCCGGGACCCCCGAGGAGGGGGTCGACGCCGTGGCCGGGGAATCGGTCGGAGAGCTCGCCGACCGGCTGGTGTCGCTGCATCCCGGCCTGGCGAGAACCATGCCGGTGTGCAGTTTCTTCCTCGACGGTTCCGCGGCGCGTCGTGACGCCGTGCCCGCCGGGGACTCCCGCGTCGACGTCCTGCCCCCCTTCGCGGGAGGGTGA
- the moaA gene encoding GTP 3',8-cyclase MoaA: MTASQVSVRAAGLPDRFGRVATDLRVSVTDRCNLRCTYCMPAEGMAWLPRRELLTDDELLRLIRIGVERLGVTKVRFTGGEPLIRPTLETLIAATSAMRGPDGVVPATALTTNGIGLDRRAAGLVRAGLGRVNISLDSLDPDRFAAVARRDRLDDVLAGIDAALEAGLEPVKINAVPQRTYRDDVPELLSFCLDRGLELRFIEYMPIGAPGWSKDAVISADDILSALGEAGYSLSEDRRPRGSAPAQRWSVTAPDGRTGRVGIIASVTRPFCGDCSRTRLTADGQIRNCLFSTRETDLRAALRSGASDDELIMLWQGEMWRKAEAHGSDGAHGSGEFGDSARRMSAIGG; this comes from the coding sequence ATGACCGCCTCCCAGGTCTCGGTGCGCGCGGCCGGGCTGCCCGACCGGTTCGGCCGGGTGGCCACCGACCTGCGCGTCTCGGTGACCGACCGGTGCAACCTGCGCTGCACCTACTGCATGCCCGCCGAGGGAATGGCCTGGCTGCCGCGCCGGGAGCTGCTCACCGACGACGAGCTGCTGCGGCTCATCAGGATCGGCGTCGAACGCCTGGGCGTCACGAAGGTGCGGTTCACCGGCGGGGAGCCGCTCATACGGCCCACTCTGGAGACCCTGATCGCCGCGACCTCGGCGATGCGCGGTCCCGACGGCGTCGTCCCCGCGACCGCGCTCACCACCAACGGCATCGGCCTGGACCGCCGTGCCGCCGGCCTGGTTCGGGCCGGACTGGGGAGGGTCAACATCTCCCTGGACTCCCTCGACCCCGACCGCTTCGCCGCGGTGGCCCGCCGCGACCGCCTGGACGACGTCCTGGCCGGCATCGACGCCGCCCTGGAGGCCGGCCTGGAACCGGTGAAGATCAATGCCGTGCCGCAGCGCACCTACCGCGACGACGTCCCCGAACTGCTGAGCTTCTGCCTGGACCGCGGCCTGGAGCTGCGATTCATCGAGTACATGCCGATCGGCGCTCCCGGCTGGTCGAAAGACGCCGTGATCAGCGCCGACGACATCCTCTCGGCCCTGGGGGAGGCCGGGTACTCGCTGTCCGAGGATCGCCGGCCGCGCGGATCGGCGCCGGCCCAGCGGTGGAGCGTCACCGCCCCCGACGGGCGCACCGGACGGGTGGGGATCATCGCCTCGGTGACCCGCCCGTTCTGCGGCGACTGCTCACGCACCCGGCTGACCGCCGACGGCCAGATCCGCAACTGCCTCTTCTCCACCCGGGAGACCGATCTGCGCGCGGCGTTGCGGTCCGGGGCCTCAGATGACGAGTTGATCATGCTGTGGCAAGGTGAGATGTGGCGCAAGGCGGAGGCTCACGGGTCAGACGGAGCTCATGGGTCGGGGGAGTTCGGGGATTCAGCGCGCCGGATGTCGGCGATCGGAGGTTGA